The Solanum lycopersicum chromosome 2, SLM_r2.1 DNA window ctttctccgaattttgcgattttggattgtaatgctaaaactgtgacgttagccaaacctgggacagatccgttagtgtgggagggtgactacacttccaatccggtgcgtatcatctcctttcttcgtgctaagaaaatggttagtaaagggtgtttagatttcttggcacatctcaaggatgacactacccaagtaccttcgattgagtcggttttggtaGTCCGAGAATTTttagatgtgttccctgcagatcttcctggtatgccaccagatagggatattgacttctgcatcgatcttgaaccgggtactcgccccatttctatatacccttatagaatggctcccgcggagttaagagagttaaaggcccaacttcaagagttgttgagcaaaggcttcattagacaaagtgcatctccttggggtgctccggttttgtttgtgaagaagaagtatggaagttttcggatgtgcatagactaccggtagttgaacaaagtaactattaagaacaagtaccctcttcctcgcattgatgacttgttcgatcagttacaaggtgcttgtgtcttctctaagattgacttgagatccggttatcatcaattgaaaatacgggcaatggatgtgccaaagactgcttttcgaaccaggtatgggcattatgaatttgtagtgatgtcttttgatcttacgaatgcccctgctgcgttcatgagcttgatgaacgggatttttaagccatatttggatctctttgtgatcttgtttattgatgatatactgatatactcaaaaattaagaaggaacatgaggagcatttgaaaattgtattggaaatgttgagggagaaaaagctttatgccaagttctataagtgtgagttttggctagatgcagtgtccttcttggggcacgtgatttctaaggaaggagtgatggtggatccttctgagattgagacagtgaagaattgggtaaggcccactaatgtgtcagaaataaggagctttgttggtttagctagctactaccatcgatttgtcaagggattctcttctattgcttcccaattgacgaacttgactaagcagaatgttccgtttgtatggtcggacgaatgtgaggaaagctttcagaagctcaagactttgttgactaccgcacctatccttaccttgccagtagagggtaagaacttcattgtttattgtgatgcatcctattctggtttgggtgcagtgctaatgcaagagaagagtgtgattgcgtatgcttcaaggcaattaaaggtgcatgaacgtaactatccgacctacgatttggaattggctgcggtagtgtttgcattaaagcaatgaaggcactatctatatggggttaagtgtgaagtatacacggatcatcgtagcctacagtatgtctttactcagaaagatttgaacttgagataggggagatggatggaactactaaaggactacgatatcactattttgtatcatctgggaaaagcgaatgttgtagcggatgctttaagtagaaaggcgggaagcatgggaagtctagctcacttgcaagcttctagacgcccattggctagagaagttcagattctggctaatgaccttatgagattagaagtaaatgagaagggaggatttttagcttgtgtggaggcaagatcttccttccttgacaagattaggggaaagcagtttaatgacgAGAAATTGATctggatccgagataaagtgttgcaaggagaggctaacgAAGCAAccattgatgaggaaggtgttttgaggattaagggaagggtatgtgtaccccgcgtcgatgatttgatcaacactattctgacagaggctcatagttcaaggtaattgatacatccgggtgcaaccaagatgtaccgtgacctaaagcaacacttttggtggagtataatgaagcgtgatattgttgattttatcgccaaatgtccaaactgtcaacaagtaaagtatgaacactagaggcccggaggaacacttcagagaatgcccattcctgaatggaagtgggagagaattgcaatggatttttttgttggtcttccaaatacaatgggtaagtatgactctatttgggtgattgtagataggttaactaaatctgctcatttcattccggtcaaggtgacatacaatgcagagaagttagccaaaatttacatctcggaaatcgttcgattgcttggggttccactctccatcatatcaactagaggtacgcagtttacttctaagttttggaaaacattgcatgcggaattgggtactaggttggaccttagtactgcatttcaccctcagaccgatggtcagtctgagcgaacgattcaagtgttggaggatatgcttcgtgcatgtgtgatagaatttggtggtcatagGGATAAcatcttacccttagcagaattttcatacaataatagttatcacttaAGTATTgacatggccccatttgaagcattgtatggtaggagatgtaggtctcccattgggtggtttgatgcatttgaggttagaccttggggtactgaccttttgagggattctttagataaagtgaaatctatcaaagaaaagcttttagcagcgcaaagtaggcaaaaagaatatgcagaccgaaaggttagagacttagatttcatggagggtgaacaagttttgctgaaggtttcgcccatgaaaggggtgatgcggtttggtaaaagaggtaaactaagcccaaggtatattggtccctttgaagtacttaagcgagtaggggaggtggcttatgagttagccttgcctccagggttgTCCGGAGTgtatccggtatttcatgtgtctatgttgaaaagataccatggggatggaaactacattatccgttgggattcagttcttcttgatgaaaatttgtcttatgaggaggagcctgtggctattttagatagagaagttcgcaagttgaggtcaagggagattgcatccatcaaggtgcaatggaagaatcggccggttgaagaagccacttgggagaaggaggctgatatgcaagaaagatacccacatctgtttaaagattcaggtactccttctcgcccttgtttttcttcttatgatcgttcgaggacgaacgatgggtaaattggtatctattgtaacgacctgtttagtcgttttgagcagcagattttatttctgaaaaactagctgaggcgacggaccccacgacgcaccgtcatgggcacgacggaccgtcatgggcatgacggaccgtcgcagggtctcgtttcaaaacacttagaacttctgaaaaatgggtactgaaatcgactctctgaacttcgtaaaggaatggcaggacggaccgtcacaggcgggacggaccgtcacaggcgggacagaccgtcacaggcgggacggaccgtcacaggcgggacgaaccgtcacaggcgtgacggaccgtcacagactcttcagagaattgagtctctgaactctgtgacggagcagcaggacgtaccatcgcaggcacgatggcccgtcacaggctgcgtaatcccaggctgggtcggatttctgttaagtaatttaaggggcgttttggactattcctgctgtaattataaagttagtgggttaatgttaataagtctaactacttggaggttaaaagaggtaaccttgagttaattagtgggttattattgccatcttttatacttaattatatgctaattagggtaaaagaaagagggtttgaataagaaaaatagaaagaacaagagagggaaaAATGATTGATAGAGAGAGatgaacgaagaggaaaaacaaaagctttggggaatttgcttgcttgatcaaaattcttcggtggaggtaggttatggtttttattctattcgtagtaaactcttaatagcgaatgatatgtattggtagtattgtaaacccttctatatgcttaattgtatgcttgcatgaatgtgattatgtgattgtgataaaataagcatgatgaagctattgaatcctaattcttgaaagataaccctaatctactttgttaatgatgatgccttggtataaaagaaggcttgatgaacgaaagtagtgagattaggggatcgggtgccacgttccggtaccaggatagaaataGAGGTTCGGGTGctacgttctggtaccaggatagaaagaggatcggagtgtcacgttccgacaccaggatagtatatggatcgggtgccacgttccggtacaaggatagtacatgaggatcggagtgtcacgttccgacaccaggatagtatatggatcgggtgccactttccggtaccaggatagaatatggatcgggtgtcacgttacgacaccaggatagaatgaggatcggagtgtcgcgttccgacaccaggatagtatatgaggagcggagtgtcatgtaccgacacgagaggaataaagataatgaatcttgaaagatgttaatatactcaatctaatgaatctaattcccaaatgagtatgatgaggaggcgtgagtcctcattgatgtgcttggtgttgtgaccaagggttatggtaattgtaaatgctgcatgctaaggatattagttgattttatgatattgcttaatatatactgttttctattttgagttggccgatgatacctactcactacttgtgtttgtactgacccccctacttttatgttttcttcttttttatttgtggagtgcagcaaacgtaccgtcatcttcaactcaaccgcaattctagccagtcttcgtcacatcggatcttcagggtgagctaatgcttctagcttggactggatcttcttcctcatgtcttgatgccttgaagttccggcatggactagcttttacttgttttacttttagaatactcttagtttagtaatttgatcatacatgttcttgtgatgatgacttccagattttggggataatgataagtttgagttatagaagttgattattgattttattaatgagttatgtcttccgcattactttttgttgatattatattgaaatgttaaggtttagattggttggttcgctcacataggagggtaagtgtgggtgccagtcgcgatccgatttgggtcgtgacaaacacggtcactttatggacttttatgacttaaactaattttttaatattatattattaagacGAATGTATTTAcccttattttattaatctattccctttaattagaaatatatatatatacgcatataaatttaatcaaacaaagcaagataaaataagatattcctttttttttttactttttcttttgttattattattattattttttattctattttttacattttttcatttttttcttttgttattattattatttttattttttattctatttttttaaatttcttttttacctTCTCATcttttgctattattattattttattgttattattattttttatactttcgaggttttatttttttttatttcaacctaatttttttttttgtttggacaaagaaactttcaaaaaaaaatatctttcctcttcaattcaatttttctatattatttttacacttcttttctattattttttttttgttttctcttttccctctttattattattattattatattttttttatttttttattcgattttttttacgtcactaacattaaataaaaattctactaactaaaattaatatatttacataatagctacacatgttatcattataaactaaatattaaaaattacatgacttggacaataattttacttaaatataaaataaactatgggttatttaaatataaaataaatcatggtTTGATATAATAATTCCACACTAAATATAATTATACGAAGGACCTAAACATAAAACTGATATGAACGTTTGAACACACTTCATACAAtaacatgaataaatattaatggtttAAACATACGCgaaatttaacaactttaatatatattgcaatTCATTCTCGCATTATCATGacataaaactaatacaaaattaaattagtattaCCCCTTGTGGAAATTATTtcaccaaaagaaaacaattcgaATAAGGAACCGCGAAAGTAAACCTCATCTTCAACCTTTGTTTTTGAGTCAAAGCAAAATATGTAAAcatattttctgatttttgtTTGTAGAAGagtctctttcttttttgtgcgtatttttcttttcacgttttttccttcttttctcttctgatctcgttcttttttcttttctccttttttcttttgtttgtttctTCCGTGTTATTGTTATATGATTGTGCATGTGTGTGCATGTCGTGGGGTGTGAGTGGGAGTGGGGAGGGATCGTGgggtttgtgtgtgtgtgtggtttttttttttaattttcaatatatatataaaaatgataattatataattattaatttctttgagtaaataaataaataaaagctaaatggataattaaaacataagggacatattaagaaatattagtttatttaaattatatatatatatatatatatatatatatatatatcttttttttaacaatcaaaatagacttataataaaaattatatttatgttatttatttttatatcttttaaataaacttaatgaaaataataaaatgtcaaaatatatttaatttagattgataaaattatttatgctctAAATATTGGTGTTAAACTTAAATTTGgtcaaaaattacgtgtctacagtTTGCCCCTCTTTGACTGGAAACACGAGGAGTTTTTCAGACAAAGAAGTAGACAAAGTGACAAGTTTTGACCGAACTCTTATTTGAAAGACCATAATTTGTGTGACCGAGTCCTTGTTTGGACATCCTACATATCCCGGGTGATAAGGGaatcaggccacttgtagttcgaggAGATAAAGTGATGAGTTCGAAGTTAAGTGAGGTTCCATCGAGGCTCTAGATCGCGACTCTTATccttacataaaaattgaaaactattagtcaaaagaaaaacaaatgtacaaACATCCATCCACGCAGATTTTCTTGAATCTTcacttgaattttgactttaagATATCACCTTGATTTTTGAATGAATCTCTTAACTTAGAATTGGAATGGAGGCTGAACTTGACACTTAGACGGAACTTTTGACATTCTTCAAAATGACAACTTGAAAAATGCTCTTGAATAAATACGTGTTTTCTTGATCAAAAGTTGACTAGTAAAAGATGTGTGGATGTCAGGCTTCTACATGCATTGAAGAAACTAATTCTAACCATCATGGAATtgattattctaaaaaatttgaaactttgttcttgaatttcaaatccAGGTCTCGCTTGAGAAAACCTGAGAACCACtacaatcaaataaaataaataaataaaaatttttgccccagttttcactagaaaattttttgtgagttattagcaaatataaatataaaacataaacatcggctaggaagtgtttatttcaagagaaaataatactaaaaatctAGACTAGGAAGTGTTAATCCTACGAGGAAGTAATCTAATCCCATTATTCAgaagggtcctgctagtcccattatccaggagggtcctgctagtcccattatccaggagggtcctgctaatccaaTTATCCAGGAGTGTCCTGCTACTCCCATTATCCAGGatggtcctgctagtcccattatccaggtgggtcctgctaatcccattatccaggagggtcctgctaatcccattatccaggagggtcctgctactcccattatccaggagggtcctgctaatcccattatccaggagggtcctgttaGTACCATTATCCAGGGGGTCCtgttagtcccattatccaggagggtcctgctagtcccccTATCTAGGAGGGTCCTACTATTCCCATTATCCAAGAGGGTCCtgttagtcccattatccaggagggtcctgttaatcccattatccaggagaatcttgctaatcccattatccaggagagTCCTGCTACTCCCATTATCCAGgcgggtcctgctaatcccattatccaggagggtcctgctactcccattatccaggagggttcTGCTACtcccattatctaggagggtcctgctaatcccattatctaggagggtcATGTTAGTACCATTATCCAGGGGGGTTCTACTAGTCCCtatatccaggagggtcctgctattcccattatccaggagggtcctgttaGTCCCATTATcgaggagggtcctgctaatcccattatccaggagggtcctgctaatcccattatccaggagcgTCCTGCTACTCCCATTATCCAGgcgggtcctgctaatcccattatccaggagggtcctgcgag harbors:
- the LOC138341963 gene encoding protein app1-like; its protein translation is MVRTRATTAPTPTPARQETSEAATGAVARRGVAARGRERGRGRTSSRGRGQVPRPSDARVVTPPPTEEVVREGEEGENEQKGPASPIIQEGPASPIIQEGPANPIIQECPATPIIQDGPASPIIQVGPANPIIQEGPANPIIQEGPATPIIQEGPANPIIQEGPEGPTIPIIQEGPVSPIIQEGPVNPIIQENLANPIIQESPATPIIQEGHVSTIIQGGSTSPYIQEGPAIPIIQEGPVSPIIEEGPANPIIQEGPANPIIQERPATPIIQAGPANPIIQEGPASPIIQEASALTTVSVTLPSISAK